GTTTCAGGAGGTCCAAGGTCGGCGAATCCACCTCGGTGCCAGTGACCGCAGGTGTCGTGGACGGGTCGTCATAGACCTTCAACCACATTCTCAGTCGCTTGTACGTGTTGCGACCGTGAGCGATTCTGCAGATTTCGGCGGGTGCTCTAAGTGTTGCTTGTGCTCGCGCGCAAGTACTAAACGGAGCTCAGAAAATCGTCCCGACCAACGTACGGGACCGAAAGGTCTCCCAACGCGACGACACCCTAACAAACCGTCACAGAATCACCCAACAGCGAATCAATCACGTCCGCCGCAGTGTAAGTCGTCTTACTCGGACCGAGAAACCGCTTGAGGTGCGCCAGATCGTCACCCGCCGTGACGAGCGCCGGCTCTCGAAAGTCCCTTCGCTGCTGGCCAAGTCCAATCGCCGCCAACAACCCGTTGCAAACGCAGACCCTTCCCTCGCAGTCGGCTGGGTCGCCCCCCTTCCGCACGTAGTCCTCGACGGGTTCAGCAGGACACCGAAACCCGATCTTCCCGTCGGTGCCTTGGTAGCACTGGCGCAAGTAGCCGAGGTCGCACACCCGATTTCTCGCAGCTGCCACCGAGGCGTCCGACAGGGAACCTTGGACCGAGGCCACCTTGAACGGAAAGCCGGTCGGCGAGGCCTTCGGGTCAGTGAAAACGCCCATCTGGTTCGAAACGCATCGACGAAGTACTTCAGACTTGAGATCTGGGTCAAAGCCCGACTCATCACAAAATGCAAACGCGGTGCCGACCTGGACCCCCTGCGCGCCCAGCGCAATGGCTTCCTGCAGCCCGCGGTTCGATCCGTAAGACCCCGCCATCCAGAAGGGCAACCCGAGTTCGCGCAACTTCTCCAGATCCACTAGGTCTCGATCGGAGTACACCGGTTCGCCACGCTCGGACAGCACCAGGCTTCCTCTGGGCGGAGCGTTGTGTCCCCCAGCAGACGGGCCCTCGACGACAAATCCGTCCGCGCCGGGATCACACTTCTTGGCCAGGAGTTGGGCTAACGATGCGGAGGCCACGATGCCGAAGAATTTTGGCTGGGGCAACGGCTCGCCGAACCCAAACTT
The sequence above is drawn from the Chthonomonas sp. genome and encodes:
- a CDS encoding nitronate monooxygenase — protein: MEYPRIIQGGMGVAVSSWRLANAVSAHGQLGVVSGTALDVVLCRRLQNGDPGGHLHAAMSQFPIPEVAERIWDRYFIPGGIGTNVPYKSKPIHSLRPPKLLEELMLVASFVEVWLARRGHSGPVGMNLLEKIQLPTLPTLYGAMLAGVKVILMGAGIPRAIPGLLRNLARGERAEQRLDVLGGEAKICFDPKKFGFGEPLPQPKFFGIVASASLAQLLAKKCDPGADGFVVEGPSAGGHNAPPRGSLVLSERGEPVYSDRDLVDLEKLRELGLPFWMAGSYGSNRGLQEAIALGAQGVQVGTAFAFCDESGFDPDLKSEVLRRCVSNQMGVFTDPKASPTGFPFKVASVQGSLSDASVAAARNRVCDLGYLRQCYQGTDGKIGFRCPAEPVEDYVRKGGDPADCEGRVCVCNGLLAAIGLGQQRRDFREPALVTAGDDLAHLKRFLGPSKTTYTAADVIDSLLGDSVTVC